Proteins from a genomic interval of uncultured Flavobacterium sp.:
- a CDS encoding response regulator transcription factor: MNTKLKCLLLDDELPGLTYLKMLCEQIPEVEIVKTFNNPEKLLTEIPNLDFDLLISDIEMPGIDGLHLAEMLDNKLVIFCTAYKEYAADAFNIDAVDYITKPVKLERLQKAITKAFERFDKPDASKKFIQLNTDKGKTLLYFNQIQYIKTAVSDSRDKTVLLADGSFLNLKNVKFDTLLSELPEADFCRINKKEIVAVKAIKFFSHNEIVLHHLEKKDKNNTLILSETYRSDFLKKVKI, encoded by the coding sequence TTGAATACAAAACTGAAATGCTTGCTGCTGGACGATGAGTTACCGGGATTAACTTACCTGAAAATGCTTTGCGAACAAATTCCGGAAGTCGAAATCGTAAAGACATTTAATAATCCTGAAAAACTCCTTACCGAAATTCCCAATCTTGATTTTGATTTATTAATATCAGACATCGAAATGCCGGGAATCGACGGTTTGCATCTGGCTGAAATGCTAGACAACAAATTAGTTATTTTTTGTACCGCTTATAAAGAATATGCCGCCGATGCTTTTAATATTGATGCCGTAGATTACATTACAAAACCGGTAAAACTGGAACGTTTGCAAAAAGCAATCACAAAAGCTTTTGAACGTTTTGACAAACCTGATGCATCCAAAAAATTCATTCAGTTAAACACTGATAAAGGGAAAACACTATTGTATTTTAATCAGATTCAATATATCAAAACAGCCGTTAGTGATAGTCGGGACAAAACAGTTCTCTTGGCTGACGGGAGTTTTCTAAACCTGAAAAACGTAAAATTTGATACACTTTTAAGCGAATTACCTGAAGCCGATTTTTGCCGAATAAACAAAAAAGAAATTGTTGCCGTAAAAGCGATTAAGTTTTTCAGTCATAACGAAATTGTTTTGCATCATTTAGAAAAAAAGGATAAAAACAACACTCTAATTTTAAGCGAAACATACCGTTCTGACTTTTTAAAAAAGGTAAAAATATAA
- a CDS encoding MMPL family transporter — MKNAVQVGFWEKLARIILKNRISILVGVSVLTIFLGYQWKNLAMTYTEANLLPKNHIANKDYQKFLDKFGEEGNLVVIGFQDPKFFTPKNYAAWNELMTGLKKSKEVDLVVSLNDLKKLEKDTVNEKFVLTPFIDEKKAVDPEYLKKVQYDLFHNLPFYEGLLFNKESGSIRSAIYINKALVNTAERKIFILENLVPKIDKFEKTTGIDLKVSGMPYIRTINADNMKGEIGLFIGAALLTVSLIFFFFFRSYRATFISICILIVGVIWSFGTLGLFHYKITILTAIIPPLIIVIGITNCIFLINKYQQEIKLHNNQAKALQRVICKIGVSTLMTNLTTAIGFATFMITGNDLLFEFGLVTSINVISVYLLTLLIVPIVYSFMEVPGEKHLYHLTKTYISTLLDFVENVVKNKRKVIYTIYGLLLVFSVIGLSQIKVSGSLIGEMPKSASFYKDILFYEKEFNGVMPLEIMIDTKHKKGVMKLSTMRKMDELQATIDSLPELSKPVSVVNLVKYSKQAFYNGNPEYYQLPTSQEQTFILSYAKNATKNSKDNLMKSYVDSTGQYARITTFMKDIGTHEMAKVEKKLHSKIDEIFPKDRYEVTITGKALVFQKGTSYLVDNLIESLIFAILVIAILMLYLFRSFKMVFASVITNILPLCITSGLMGYFGIPLKPSTILVFSIAFGISVDNAIQFMAKYRLDLLQNNGKVKRSVFSALRETGISTFYTSVVLILGFATFTLSSFSGTIALGGLISCTLAFAMFANLLVLPALVLTFEKKKAKKEDLEILED, encoded by the coding sequence ATGAAAAACGCCGTACAAGTTGGATTTTGGGAAAAATTAGCCAGGATCATACTTAAAAACAGAATTTCGATACTTGTTGGGGTCTCTGTCTTGACAATTTTCCTTGGATATCAATGGAAGAATCTTGCTATGACCTATACTGAAGCGAATTTGCTTCCTAAAAACCATATTGCAAATAAAGACTATCAAAAATTCCTTGACAAATTTGGCGAAGAAGGAAATCTTGTTGTAATTGGTTTTCAGGATCCTAAGTTTTTTACTCCAAAAAATTACGCAGCCTGGAATGAATTGATGACCGGTTTAAAGAAGTCTAAAGAAGTTGATTTGGTTGTTTCTTTAAATGATTTGAAAAAGCTGGAAAAAGATACGGTTAACGAAAAATTTGTTCTGACTCCGTTTATAGATGAGAAAAAAGCAGTTGATCCTGAATATTTAAAAAAGGTACAATACGATTTATTTCATAACCTGCCTTTTTACGAAGGATTGTTGTTTAATAAAGAAAGCGGAAGTATTCGTTCAGCAATTTATATTAATAAAGCTCTTGTAAATACAGCCGAAAGAAAAATATTTATTCTTGAAAATCTGGTTCCAAAAATTGATAAATTCGAAAAAACTACCGGAATCGATTTAAAAGTTTCGGGAATGCCGTACATCAGAACAATTAATGCTGATAATATGAAAGGTGAAATCGGGCTCTTTATTGGCGCGGCTTTGCTAACGGTTTCTTTGATTTTCTTTTTCTTTTTTCGTTCGTACAGAGCGACATTTATTTCGATTTGTATTTTAATTGTTGGTGTAATCTGGTCTTTTGGAACACTTGGATTATTTCATTATAAAATCACGATTTTAACGGCTATTATTCCGCCATTAATTATCGTAATCGGAATCACAAATTGTATATTCCTGATCAATAAATACCAGCAGGAAATTAAACTGCACAACAATCAGGCAAAGGCTTTGCAACGTGTTATTTGTAAAATTGGAGTTTCGACTTTAATGACGAATTTAACGACAGCAATAGGTTTTGCAACTTTTATGATTACAGGAAATGACCTGCTTTTTGAGTTTGGTTTAGTGACTTCAATCAACGTGATTTCGGTTTATTTATTGACACTTTTAATTGTGCCAATTGTGTACAGTTTTATGGAGGTTCCGGGTGAAAAACACTTATATCATTTGACTAAAACCTACATTTCGACTTTATTAGATTTTGTAGAAAATGTGGTAAAAAACAAACGAAAAGTAATTTATACGATTTACGGATTGTTGTTGGTTTTTAGTGTGATTGGACTTTCGCAAATAAAAGTTTCGGGAAGTTTGATTGGCGAAATGCCAAAAAGTGCTTCTTTCTATAAAGATATCCTGTTTTACGAAAAAGAGTTTAACGGTGTAATGCCACTCGAAATCATGATTGACACTAAACATAAAAAAGGTGTTATGAAGTTATCGACGATGCGCAAAATGGATGAACTGCAAGCTACAATCGATAGTTTGCCGGAACTTTCAAAACCGGTTTCTGTGGTAAATTTGGTTAAATATTCTAAACAGGCATTTTATAACGGCAATCCTGAATATTATCAATTACCAACATCTCAAGAGCAGACTTTTATTTTGTCGTATGCTAAAAATGCAACAAAAAACAGTAAAGATAATTTAATGAAATCTTATGTAGATTCGACTGGACAATATGCCAGAATCACTACTTTCATGAAAGATATTGGTACGCACGAAATGGCGAAAGTCGAGAAAAAATTACACAGTAAAATTGATGAGATTTTCCCTAAAGATCGTTATGAAGTTACCATTACCGGAAAAGCATTGGTTTTCCAGAAAGGAACTTCATATTTGGTTGATAATTTAATCGAATCGTTGATTTTTGCGATTTTAGTAATTGCAATTTTGATGCTGTATTTATTCAGATCATTCAAAATGGTATTTGCATCAGTAATTACGAATATTTTGCCGCTTTGTATTACGTCTGGATTGATGGGTTATTTCGGAATTCCGCTTAAACCATCAACTATTTTAGTGTTTAGTATTGCATTTGGTATCTCGGTTGATAATGCGATTCAGTTTATGGCAAAATACCGACTTGATTTATTACAGAATAACGGAAAGGTAAAAAGGTCAGTTTTCAGTGCTTTAAGAGAAACCGGAATCAGTACTTTCTATACTTCGGTAGTTTTAATTTTAGGTTTTGCTACTTTCACGCTTTCAAGTTTTAGCGGAACAATTGCACTTGGGGGATTAATCTCTTGTACATTAGCATTTGCGATGTTTGCAAATTTATTGGTTTTACCGGCTTTGGTTTTGACTTTCGAGAAGAAAAAAGCGAAGAAAGAGGATTTGGAGATCTTGGAGGATTAA
- a CDS encoding OB-fold nucleic acid binding domain-containing protein: MKHTKVKDLLNSTTTLQEVNAKGWVRTFRNNQFIALNDGSTINNIQCVVDFENTPEETLKRITTGAAVSVFGTLVESKGAGQKYEIQVNKLEILGDSDAEKFPMQPKKHSLEFLRENAHLRVRTNAFGAIMRVRSVLSYAVHKYFQDKGFVYVNTPIITGSDAEGAGE, translated from the coding sequence ATGAAACACACAAAAGTTAAAGACTTATTAAACAGTACGACGACGCTTCAGGAGGTTAATGCAAAAGGATGGGTGAGAACTTTTAGAAATAATCAGTTCATTGCGCTTAACGACGGTTCTACCATTAATAATATACAATGTGTTGTTGATTTTGAAAATACACCGGAAGAAACTTTAAAAAGAATTACTACGGGAGCTGCAGTTTCTGTATTTGGAACTTTGGTTGAAAGTAAAGGTGCTGGTCAGAAATATGAAATTCAGGTGAACAAACTTGAAATTTTAGGAGATTCTGATGCAGAGAAATTCCCAATGCAACCTAAAAAACACTCTTTAGAATTTTTACGTGAAAATGCACATTTACGTGTTCGTACAAATGCTTTTGGAGCAATTATGCGTGTGCGTTCGGTATTGTCTTATGCAGTTCATAAATACTTTCAGGATAAAGGCTTTGTATATGTAAATACGCCAATTATTACAGGATCTGACGCTGAAGGTGCTGGAGAAAT
- a CDS encoding multidrug efflux SMR transporter, with translation MNWILLIIAGLFEVGFASCLGKAKETTGITSTYWMIGFFVCLSISMFLLYKATQVLPIGTAYAVWTGIGAVGTVLVGILIFKEPATFWRIFFLSTLIASIIGLKFVSSH, from the coding sequence ATGAATTGGATTTTATTAATAATTGCAGGACTTTTTGAAGTTGGATTTGCATCTTGTTTAGGCAAAGCCAAAGAAACAACAGGAATAACATCAACATATTGGATGATTGGTTTTTTCGTTTGTCTTTCGATCAGTATGTTTCTATTGTATAAAGCCACTCAGGTTTTACCAATTGGCACCGCTTATGCCGTTTGGACAGGAATTGGCGCCGTTGGAACTGTTTTAGTTGGAATTTTAATTTTTAAAGAACCCGCCACTTTCTGGAGAATATTTTTTCTTTCGACTTTAATCGCTTCAATCATTGGGTTGAAGTTTGTTTCCAGTCATTAA
- a CDS encoding histidine kinase translates to MQENNTITFIFLAILLLLIFIICFLIYQLMQFKKAKDDAEKSFYALEMKVNDLQLETLESKLNPHLFKNILNSIQSHAYQTYFALDKLANVLDYILYESKKKFVTAKEEIDFALNLIEINKIKISPLFELKIKTNINKEDKLYEQPLLAPLISIDLIENAFKHADLQSPDAFISVVFEFRDNTFLMTVSNKISDKKVLKKERSGFGHATLEHRLRIIYKNNFKLDKFVENDIYIAHLKIDLLEYKTEMLAAGR, encoded by the coding sequence ATGCAAGAAAACAATACCATAACTTTTATTTTTCTGGCAATTCTTTTATTGCTAATTTTCATCATTTGTTTTTTGATCTATCAATTGATGCAATTCAAAAAGGCAAAAGACGATGCCGAAAAAAGTTTCTATGCGCTCGAAATGAAAGTAAACGATTTGCAGTTAGAAACTTTAGAATCAAAACTGAATCCGCATTTATTTAAGAATATCCTGAATTCGATTCAGTCGCATGCTTATCAAACTTATTTTGCTCTGGATAAACTCGCCAATGTTTTGGATTATATTTTATACGAAAGCAAAAAGAAATTTGTTACCGCCAAAGAAGAAATTGATTTTGCCTTGAATTTAATCGAAATCAACAAAATCAAAATCAGTCCGCTTTTCGAATTAAAGATAAAAACCAATATTAATAAGGAAGATAAATTATACGAGCAACCTTTATTGGCGCCTTTAATTTCTATTGATTTAATCGAAAATGCCTTTAAACATGCTGATTTGCAAAGTCCCGATGCATTTATTTCGGTTGTTTTTGAGTTTAGAGACAATACTTTTTTAATGACGGTTTCAAATAAAATTTCGGATAAAAAAGTATTAAAAAAAGAACGCAGCGGTTTTGGTCACGCGACTTTAGAACACCGATTGCGCATCATTTACAAGAACAATTTTAAACTCGATAAATTCGTAGAAAACGACATTTATATTGCTCATCTAAAAATAGATTTACTTGAATACAAAACTGAAATGCTTGCTGCTGGACGATGA
- a CDS encoding cation:proton antiporter: MNNIKNSLFYVTVIGGFTALIYWIISKGAALEVGRGIVQKKIVNNHWNDFLHSMVENLQHPLAILLAQIVTIILVARLFGWFFRKIGQPSVIGEMIAGIVLGPSLVGMYFPEFSHALFPKESLGNLQFLSQIGLILFMFVIGMELDLKVLKNKAHDAVVISHASIVIPFALGLTLAYFIYHTFAPVGVEFASFGLFMGIAMSITAFPVLARIVQERGLQKTRLGTIAITCAAADDITAWCILAVVIAIVKAGSFTSALYVIGLALLYVIIMLKIVRPFLKRVGDLNSTRESLNKPVVAIFFMTLLISAYASELIGIHALFGAFLAGAIMPENNKFRNIFIEKVEDVAIIVLLPLFFVFTGLRTQIGLLNDPYLWKVTGVIIAVAVVGKFFGSAFAAKFVGQSWKDSLAIGALMNTRGLMELVVLNIGYDLGVLSTEIFTMMVIMALVTTFMTGPALDFIGFIFKDKMTAIPQEIGNKSKYKILLSFATPEKGKKLLHIANSLVKKQGDNSIVTAMHLSLSTEIHSFDIKDHERKMLVPVIEESERLNQNMVSVFKVTNDIDTDIIDTANQGEYDLLLVGLGQSIFDGTLLGKILGFTTRIVNPDRLIDKFTGKEGLFENSPFDERTRHIIAKSKMPVGIFIDKDLEEVNQVFMPIFSKEDAFLIEYAKKLINNNGSQITVLDASGEVKSTRDIQETIRSIEQIAPNHIMIMHDRTIKKEFLESQNLMIISLDSWKKLIESQSTWLNNTPSVLILKP, from the coding sequence ATGAATAACATTAAAAACTCTTTATTTTACGTTACTGTTATTGGCGGTTTCACTGCTTTAATATATTGGATAATTTCTAAAGGTGCAGCACTTGAAGTGGGGCGCGGAATCGTTCAAAAAAAAATCGTAAACAATCATTGGAATGATTTTCTTCACTCTATGGTTGAAAACCTGCAACATCCTTTAGCAATTTTACTGGCTCAAATTGTTACTATTATTTTAGTAGCACGTTTATTCGGATGGTTTTTTAGAAAAATCGGACAACCATCTGTAATTGGCGAAATGATTGCAGGTATTGTTTTAGGCCCATCATTGGTTGGGATGTATTTTCCTGAATTCTCACACGCTTTATTTCCAAAAGAATCTTTAGGAAACCTTCAATTTTTAAGTCAGATTGGTTTGATACTTTTCATGTTTGTGATTGGGATGGAATTAGATCTTAAAGTACTCAAAAACAAAGCGCATGATGCTGTAGTAATTAGTCACGCCAGTATCGTAATTCCTTTTGCACTAGGATTAACTTTAGCTTATTTTATCTATCATACTTTTGCTCCAGTTGGAGTTGAGTTTGCTTCTTTCGGATTATTTATGGGAATCGCCATGAGTATTACAGCTTTTCCGGTTCTTGCCAGAATTGTACAAGAACGAGGATTACAAAAAACAAGACTGGGAACTATTGCCATTACTTGTGCCGCTGCCGATGATATTACCGCTTGGTGTATTCTTGCAGTTGTAATTGCAATTGTAAAAGCGGGTTCATTTACAAGTGCTTTATACGTTATAGGTTTGGCTCTTTTGTATGTTATCATAATGCTAAAAATAGTTCGCCCTTTCCTAAAACGTGTTGGAGATTTAAATTCAACCCGAGAAAGTTTGAACAAACCAGTTGTAGCAATATTTTTCATGACACTTTTAATTTCTGCTTACGCTTCTGAATTAATCGGAATTCACGCTTTATTTGGTGCTTTCTTAGCCGGAGCAATTATGCCTGAAAACAACAAATTCAGAAATATATTTATCGAAAAAGTCGAAGACGTTGCAATCATCGTTTTACTGCCTTTATTCTTTGTATTTACAGGTTTACGTACACAAATAGGTTTACTTAATGATCCTTATTTATGGAAAGTTACCGGAGTTATCATTGCTGTTGCCGTAGTTGGAAAATTCTTTGGAAGTGCCTTTGCAGCAAAATTTGTCGGACAAAGCTGGAAAGACAGTTTAGCCATTGGAGCTTTAATGAACACCAGAGGTTTAATGGAATTGGTGGTTCTAAACATTGGTTATGACTTAGGAGTTCTATCTACAGAAATTTTTACCATGATGGTAATTATGGCTTTAGTAACTACTTTTATGACAGGACCGGCACTGGATTTTATCGGATTTATTTTTAAAGATAAAATGACCGCAATTCCGCAGGAAATTGGCAACAAAAGCAAATACAAGATTCTGCTTTCTTTTGCAACGCCTGAAAAAGGGAAAAAACTACTTCATATTGCCAATAGTTTGGTCAAAAAACAAGGAGATAATTCGATCGTAACTGCAATGCACCTTTCTCTAAGTACCGAAATACACTCATTTGACATCAAAGATCACGAACGAAAAATGCTGGTTCCGGTTATTGAAGAATCAGAACGTTTGAATCAGAATATGGTAAGCGTTTTTAAAGTAACAAATGATATTGATACTGATATTATCGATACTGCAAATCAAGGCGAATACGATTTATTGTTAGTTGGTTTAGGTCAGTCTATTTTTGACGGAACTTTACTGGGGAAAATTCTGGGATTCACAACCCGAATCGTAAATCCGGATCGTTTGATTGATAAATTTACGGGAAAAGAAGGTTTATTCGAAAACTCTCCTTTTGACGAAAGAACGCGTCATATCATTGCAAAAAGCAAGATGCCTGTCGGAATTTTTATTGATAAAGATTTAGAAGAAGTCAATCAGGTTTTTATGCCTATTTTCAGTAAAGAAGATGCTTTTTTAATAGAATATGCTAAAAAATTAATCAATAATAATGGTTCACAAATTACGGTTCTGGACGCAAGCGGCGAAGTAAAAAGCACTCGTGATATTCAGGAAACAATTCGTTCGATCGAACAAATTGCACCAAACCACATCATGATTATGCATGACCGA